A stretch of Gambusia affinis linkage group LG10, SWU_Gaff_1.0, whole genome shotgun sequence DNA encodes these proteins:
- the kif1aa gene encoding kinesin-like protein KIF1A isoform X5, whose amino-acid sequence MAGASVKVAVRVRPFNSRETDKESKCIIQMSGNTTTIINPKQAKDNKSFNFDYSYWSHTSPEDINYASQMRVYKDIGEEMLLHAFEGYNVCIFAYGQTGAGKSYTMMGKQDVKDQQGIIPLLCEDLFTKINDNTDNSLSYSVEVSYMEIYCERVRDLLNPKNKGNLRVREHPLMGPYVEDLSKLAVTSYNDIQDLMDSGNKARTVAATNMNETSSRSHAVFNIIFTQKRFDAETNNTSEKVSKISLVDLAGSERADSTGAKGTRLKEGANINKSLTTLGKVISALAEVDSGQNKNKKKKKVESFIPYRDSVLTWLLRENLGGNSRTAMIAALSPADINYDETLSTLRYADRAKQIRCNAVINEDPNNRLVRELKEEVSRLKDLLYAQGLGDIIETYRATGADIEGLKLTNAMTGMSPSPSLSALSSRAASIASLHDRIMFSPGSEEAIERLKETEKIIAELNETWEEKLRRTEAIRMEREALLAEMGVAIREDGGTVGVFSPKKTPHLVNLNEDPLMSECLLYYIKEGITRVGRLDASSRQDIVLSGHFIQDEHCTFTRCAGPSGETVVLEPCEGAETYVNGKRVTEATVLKSGNRIILGKSHVFRFNHPEQARAERERTPCAETPAEPVDWAFAQRELLEKQGIDMKQEMEQRLQELEDQYRKEREEVNNLLEQQRLDYESKLEALQKQVDRCYPEAPEEEEEPEEEVQWTEKERELAVWGFRKWRCYQFTSLRDLLWGNAIFLKEANAISVELKKKVQFQFVLLTDTLYSPLPPDLLPPEATEDRESRHFPRTIVAVEVQDQKNGATHFWTLEKLRQRLDLMREMYDRAADVPNNTTEESESVMTRGDPFYDRFPWFRLVGRNPIFNTCMSERMSDPTPSPTLSTSEITELADSQREGRGEEEELEELDDLDDDIFLDDPCSELGPEEDDDDDDDDVGGLCRGSSEGLDPFYDRSPLFSVVGRAFVYLSNLLYPVPLVHRVAIVSEKGEVKGFLRVAVQAISADEEAPDYGSGVRQSGTAKISFEDQQYEKFQSESCSVGVGLSRTGVSQEELRIVEGEGQNAETSPSADEVNNNTCAAGADELENPAKAGPDAALDATLEHLKIGNIFTFRVTVLQASSISAEYADVFCQFNFIHRHDEAFSTEPLKNTGHGPPLGFYHVQNIAVEVTKSFVDYIKTQPIVFEVFGHYQRQPFLPLCKDVISPLHACKRQFPQVMPLSKPVPATKLKAMARPQAGPRHCRYDLMVFFEICELEANGDYIPAVVDHRGGLPCQGTFLLHQGLQRRIAVTIVHESVGDIEWNDVRELVVGRLRNTLEADETVIDPNILSLNILSAGYVKPLQDDRQFLDSDMPRTFYRFEAAWDSSMHNSLLLNRVTPYGEKIYMTLSAYLEMENCTQPAYITKDICMVFYSRDTKLSASRSIRNLFGTGSLRAADGNRVTGVYEVSLCHLADAGSPGMQRRRRRVLDTSVAYVRGEENLAGWRPRSDSLILEHQWELEKLSLLQDVEKTKHFLLLREKLESILLMGQESLQSCVTEETSESTAVGEADPGPAFSSEITTDRQRELAAKCLRLLTHSFNREYSHVCVSASESKISEMSVTLPRDSSSISALNTITPSSTCPSLVEGCYNPELKPPPPLSRAVSPSPEPQQDGAGKKSMNVGSDVKPRTRKLIPDIQEIRVSPVVSKKGYINFLEPHTNGWVKRYVVVRRPYVYIYNSERDTVERAILNLSSAQVEYSEDQQAMLKTPNTFAVCTEHRGILLQATNDKEMHDWLYAFNPLLAGTIRSKLSRRRAGQMRI is encoded by the exons CCATCATCAACCCCAAGCAGGCCAAAGACAACAAGAGCTTCAACTTTGATTACTCCTACTGGTCGCACACATCG CCGGAGGATATCAATTATGCCTCCCAGATGCGCGTGTACAAAGACATCGGAGAGGAAATGTTGCTTCATGCTTTCGAAGGATACAACGTCTGCATCTTTGCATATGGTCAGACCGGCGCGGGCAAATCCTACACAATGATGGGAAAACAGGATGTCAAGGATCAGCAAGGAATCATCCCACTG cTTTGTGAAGATCTTTTCACGAAGATCAATGATAATACAGACAACAGCCTGTCCTACTCTGTGGAG GTCAGCTACATGGAGATCTACTGTGAACGAGTGCGGGACTTGCTGAACCCTAAGAACAAAGGGAACCTCCGCGTCAGAGAACATCCTCTGATGGGTCCGTACGTTGAGGACCTGTCCAAACTGGCTGTCACTTCTTACAACGACATCCAGGATCTTATGGACTCTGGCAACAAAGCCAG GACTGTGGCTGCCACCAACATGAATGAAACCAGCAGTCGCTCTCACGCAGTTTTTAACATCATATTTACTCAGAAGCGCTTCGATGCGGAGACCAACAACACCTCTGAAAAG GTCAGCAAAATAAGCTTGGTGGATCTGGCCGGCAGTGAGAGAGCAGACTCTACAGGAGCCAAAGGAACCAGGCTTAAG GAGGGAGCAAATATCAACAAGTCTTTAACCACATTGGGGAAAGTTATTTCTGCTTTGGCAGAAGTG GATTCTGGACAAAACAAG aataaaaagaagaagaaagtggaaAGCTTCATTCCATATAGAGACTCAGTTTTAACCTGGCTGCTGAGAGAGAACTTGG GGGGAAATTCTCGAACGGCGATGATTGCCGCTCTGAGTCCAGCTGACATCAACTACGATGAAACCCTCAGCACCCTCAG GTATGCTGACCGTGCCAAACAGATTCGCTGCAACGCTGTCATCAACGAGGATCCAAACAACCGATTGGTGCGTGAGCTGAAAGAGGAAGTGTCCCGTCTGAAAGACCTCCTGTATGCCCAGGGACTGGGTGACATCATTGAGA CCTATCGAGCAACTGGTGCTGACATAGAGGGTTTGAAAC TGACCAATGCCATGACGGGGATGAGCCCATCGCCATCCCTCTCAGCCTTGTCCAGCCGCGCCGCCTCTATTGCCAGTCTGCATGACCGCATTATGTTCAGCCCAGGCAGCGAGGAAGCCATCGAGCGGCTGAAG GAAACGGAGAAAATAATTGCCGAACTAAACGAGACCTGGGAAGAAAAGCTTCGCCGGACAGAAGCCATTAGAATGGAAAG AGAGGCCCTGCTGGCAGAAATGGGTGTGGCGATACGAGAAGATGGCGGCACCGTTGGTGTGTTCTCTcctaaaaag ACGCCTCATTTGGTGAACCTCAATGAGGATCCTTTGATGTCTGAGTGTCTGCTGTACTACATTAAAGAGGGAATCACCAG GGTGGGCCGTTTGGACGCCAGCAGCCGTCAAGACATCGTCCTCAGCGGCCATTTTATCCAGGATGAGCACTGCACCTTTACGAGATGCGCTGGCCCATCAGGGGAAA CAGTCGTCCTAGAGCCCTGCGAAGGAGCCGAGACTTACGTCAATGGAAAGAGAGTGACAGAAGCAACAGTTCTGAAGTCAG GAAATCGCATCATCCTGGGGAAAAGCCACGTGTTCCGGTTCAACCACCCTGAGCAGGCTAGAGCTGAAAGGGAGCGGACCCCCTGCGCTGAGACCCCTGCAGAGCCTGTTGACTGGGCTTTTGCCCAGAGAGAGCTGTTGGAGAAGCAGGGCATTGACATGAAACAAGAAATGGAACAGag GCTTCAGGAGCTGGAGGATCAGTACcgcaaagaaagagaagaagtcAACAATCTTCTAGAGCAGCAAAGACTG GATTATGAGAGCAAACTTGAGGCTTTACAGAAGCAGGTGGACCGTTGTTACCCAGAAGCCcctgaagaagaggaggaaccaGAAGAGGAAG TTCAGTGGacggagaaggagagagagctGGCTGTGTGGGGCTTCAGGAAGTGGAGGTGCTACCAGTTCACCTCGCTGCGTGACCTGCTGTGGGGAAATGCCATCTTTCTTAAAGAAGCCAATGCCATCAGTGTAGAACTCAAAAAGAAG GTCCAGTTCCAGTTTGTGTTGCTCACAGACACTCTCTACTCCCCACTTCCTCCTGACCTGTTGCCCCCAGAGGCGACTGAAGACAGAGAAAGTAGACATTTTCCTCGTACTATTGTGGCTGTGGAAGTGCAAGATCAGAAGAATGGAGCAACTCACTTCTGGACATTAGAAAAATTAAG GCAAAGGCTTGACCTCATGCGAGAGATGTATGACCGTGCTGCTGATGTACCCAATAATACCACAGAGGAGAGTGAAAGTGTCATGACAAGAGGCGACCCTTTCTACGATCGCTTCCCATGGTTCCGCTTGGTTGGCAG AAATCCCATTTTCAACACGTGCATGAGCGAGCGCATGAGTGACCCCACTCCATCCCCGACCCTTTCCACCTCTGAAATTACTGAGCTGGCTGACTCGCAGAGGGAGGGtcgaggagaggaggaggaattGGAGGAGTTGGACGACCTGGATGATGATATCTTTTTGGACGACCCGTGCTCCGAGCTCGGGccagaggaggatgatgatgatgatgatgatgatgttggagGGCTCTGCCGAGGCTCCAGCGAAGGCCTGGACCCCTTTTACGACCGCTCTCCATTATTCAGTGTAGTGGGAAG GGCTTTCGTCTATCTGAGCAACCTGCTGTACCCGGTTCCTCTGGTGCACCGCGTGGCCATCGTCAGCGAGAAAGGAGAGGTGAAGGGCTTCCTGCGCGTGGCCGTTCAGGCCATATCAG CCGATGAGGAAGCTCCCGACTACGGCTCCGGCGTGAGACAGTCTGGCACGGCCAAAATCTCTTTTGAGGATCAGCAGTATGAGAAG TTCCAGTCAGAGTCGTGCTCTGTCGGAGTTGGACTGAGCCGCACAGGGGTTTCTCAGGAAGAGCTTCGGATCGTGGAAGGGGAAGGCCAAAATGCTGAAACGAGCCCGTCAGCAGATGAGGTCAACAACAACACATGTGCGG CTGGAGCAGACGAGTTGGAGAACCCAGCGAAGGCGGGTCCGGATGCAGCTTTAGATGCGACTTTGGAGCACCTGAAAATCGGAAACATTTTTACCTTCAGGGTGACCGTCCTGCAGGCCTCCAGCATTTCTGCTGAATATGCCGACGTCTTCTGTCAGTTTAA tttcatcCATCGGCACGATGAGGCCTTCTCTACAGAGCCGCTGAAAAACACCGGCCACGGGCCTCCTCTTGGCTTCTACCACGTGCAGAAT atTGCTGTTGAAGTGACCAAGTCCTTTGTGGACTACATAAAGACTCAACCGATCGTCTTTGAGGTGTTTGGACACTACCAGAGACAACCTTTCCTTCCTCTGTGTAAAGATGTCATCAG TCCGCTTCACGCATGCAAAAGGCAGTTTCCACAAGTGATGCCTCTTTCCAAACCAG TGCCTGCCACCAAGCTGAAGGCGATGGCGCGTCCCCAGGCGGGTCCCCGCCACTGTAGATACGATCTGATGGTGTTCTTTGAGATCTGCGAGCTTGAGGCCAATGGAGA TTACATCCCTGCAGTTGTAGACCACAGAGGAGGCTTGCCATGCCAGGGTACATTCCTACTGCACCAG GGCCTCCAGAGGAGAATAGCTGTCACCATCGTGCACGAGTCTGTTGGAGACATAGAGTGGAACGACGTCCGAGAGCTAGTTGTGG GGCGTTTACGCAACACTCTGGAAGCCGACGAGACCGTCATCGACCCAAACATACTCTCACTTAACATCTTATCTGCTGGTTATGTCAAGCCCCTGCAGGATGACAG ACAGTTTCTTGATTCGGACATGCCTAG GACGTTTTACCGCTTTGAGGCTGCTTGGGACAGCTCGATGCACAACTCTCTGCTCCTGAACCGAGTCACGCCGTACGGAGAGAAGATCTACATGACCCTCTCGGCCTACTTGGAG ATGGAGAACTGCACGCAGCCTGCGTACATAACCAAAGATATCTGTATGGTGTTTTACTCACGGGACACCAAGCTCTCGGCCTCTCGTTCAATCCGCAACCTTTTTGGTACGGGGAGCCTGAGAGCAGCGGATGG aaacCGAGTAACTGGAGTTTATGAGGTCAGCTTGTGTCACCTTGCAGATGCTGGAAGTCCAG GCATGCAGAGGAGACGCAGGCGAGTGCTGGACACCTCTGTGGCCTACGTCCGTGGAGAGGAGAACCTGGCTGGGTGGAGGCCACGCAGTGACAGCCTCATCCTGGAGCACCAGTGGGAGCTGGAGAAACTCAGTCTCCTCCAAGAT gtggagaaaaccaaacatttcctCCTGCTGAGGGAGAAACTGGAGTCCATCCTGCTGATGGGCCAGGAGTCCCTTCAGTCCTGCGTCACCGAGGAGACCAGTGAGTCCACTGCAGTGGGCGAGGCAGACCCGGGGCCCGCCTTCAGCTCTGAGATAACCACCGACAGGCAGAGGGAGCTCGCTGCCAAG tGTTTGCGGCTGCTCACTCACTCCTTCAACAGAGAGTACAGCCATGTGTGTGTCAGCGCCAGTGAAAGCAAG atcTCTGAGATGTCTGTCACGTTGCCGAGAGACTCCTCCTCCATATCTGCTCTCAACACAATCACACCCTCCTCAACATGCCCTTCTTTGGTGGAGGGTTGCTATAACCCTGAGCTCAA ACCTCCTCCGCCTCTGTCTCGTGCGGTCAGCCCCAGTCCTGAACCGCAGCAGGACGGAGCGGGCAAAAAGTCCATGAATGTAGGTTCTGACGTCAAACCTCGGACTCGAAAACTTATCCCTGACATACAGGAGATCAGAGTCAG CCCAGTCGTATCAAAGAAGGGCTACATCAACTTCCTGGAGCCGCACACCAACGGCTGGGTGAAGCGCTACGTGGTTGTGCGGCGGCCATACGTTTACATCTACAACTCTGAGCGAGACACGGTGGAGAGGGCCATTCTGAACCTGTCCTCCGCCCAGGTGGAGTACAGTGAGGACCAGCAGGCCATGCTGAAG ACTCCAAATACGTTTGCGGTGTGCACAGAACATCGTGGAATATTACTTCAAGCCACTAATGACAAAGAAATGCATGACTGGCTCTATGCGTTCAACCCTCTTCTTGCTGGAACTATCAG GTCAAAGCTGTCGAGAAGACGAGCTGGACAGATGAGgatttaa
- the kif1aa gene encoding kinesin-like protein KIF1A isoform X1, translating into MAGASVKVAVRVRPFNSRETDKESKCIIQMSGNTTTIINPKQAKDNKSFNFDYSYWSHTSPEDINYASQMRVYKDIGEEMLLHAFEGYNVCIFAYGQTGAGKSYTMMGKQDVKDQQGIIPLLCEDLFTKINDNTDNSLSYSVEVSYMEIYCERVRDLLNPKNKGNLRVREHPLMGPYVEDLSKLAVTSYNDIQDLMDSGNKARTVAATNMNETSSRSHAVFNIIFTQKRFDAETNNTSEKVSKISLVDLAGSERADSTGAKGTRLKEGANINKSLTTLGKVISALAEVDSGQNKNKKKKKVESFIPYRDSVLTWLLRENLGGNSRTAMIAALSPADINYDETLSTLRYADRAKQIRCNAVINEDPNNRLVRELKEEVSRLKDLLYAQGLGDIIETYRATGADIEGLKHMSDYTNNNDVGQAVNQRGDLFTVTNAMTGMSPSPSLSALSSRAASIASLHDRIMFSPGSEEAIERLKETEKIIAELNETWEEKLRRTEAIRMEREALLAEMGVAIREDGGTVGVFSPKKTPHLVNLNEDPLMSECLLYYIKEGITRVGRLDASSRQDIVLSGHFIQDEHCTFTRCAGPSGETVVLEPCEGAETYVNGKRVTEATVLKSGNRIILGKSHVFRFNHPEQARAERERTPCAETPAEPVDWAFAQRELLEKQGIDMKQEMEQRLQELEDQYRKEREEVNNLLEQQRLDYESKLEALQKQVDRCYPEAPEEEEEPEEEVQWTEKERELAVWGFRKWRCYQFTSLRDLLWGNAIFLKEANAISVELKKKVQFQFVLLTDTLYSPLPPDLLPPEATEDRESRHFPRTIVAVEVQDQKNGATHFWTLEKLRQRLDLMREMYDRAADVPNNTTEESESVMTRGDPFYDRFPWFRLVGRNPIFNTCMSERMSDPTPSPTLSTSEITELADSQREGRGEEEELEELDDLDDDIFLDDPCSELGPEEDDDDDDDDVGGLCRGSSEGLDPFYDRSPLFSVVGRAFVYLSNLLYPVPLVHRVAIVSEKGEVKGFLRVAVQAISADEEAPDYGSGVRQSGTAKISFEDQQYEKFQSESCSVGVGLSRTGVSQEELRIVEGEGQNAETSPSADEVNNNTCAAGADELENPAKAGPDAALDATLEHLKIGNIFTFRVTVLQASSISAEYADVFCQFNFIHRHDEAFSTEPLKNTGHGPPLGFYHVQNIAVEVTKSFVDYIKTQPIVFEVFGHYQRQPFLPLCKDVISPLHACKRQFPQVMPLSKPVPATKLKAMARPQAGPRHCRYDLMVFFEICELEANGDYIPAVVDHRGGLPCQGTFLLHQGLQRRIAVTIVHESVGDIEWNDVRELVVGRLRNTLEADETVIDPNILSLNILSAGYVKPLQDDRQFLDSDMPRTFYRFEAAWDSSMHNSLLLNRVTPYGEKIYMTLSAYLEMENCTQPAYITKDICMVFYSRDTKLSASRSIRNLFGTGSLRAADGNRVTGVYEVSLCHLADAGSPGMQRRRRRVLDTSVAYVRGEENLAGWRPRSDSLILEHQWELEKLSLLQDVEKTKHFLLLREKLESILLMGQESLQSCVTEETSESTAVGEADPGPAFSSEITTDRQRELAAKCLRLLTHSFNREYSHVCVSASESKISEMSVTLPRDSSSISALNTITPSSTCPSLVEGCYNPELKPPPPLSRAVSPSPEPQQDGAGKKSMNVGSDVKPRTRKLIPDIQEIRVSPVVSKKGYINFLEPHTNGWVKRYVVVRRPYVYIYNSERDTVERAILNLSSAQVEYSEDQQAMLKTPNTFAVCTEHRGILLQATNDKEMHDWLYAFNPLLAGTIRSKLSRRRAGQMRI; encoded by the exons CCATCATCAACCCCAAGCAGGCCAAAGACAACAAGAGCTTCAACTTTGATTACTCCTACTGGTCGCACACATCG CCGGAGGATATCAATTATGCCTCCCAGATGCGCGTGTACAAAGACATCGGAGAGGAAATGTTGCTTCATGCTTTCGAAGGATACAACGTCTGCATCTTTGCATATGGTCAGACCGGCGCGGGCAAATCCTACACAATGATGGGAAAACAGGATGTCAAGGATCAGCAAGGAATCATCCCACTG cTTTGTGAAGATCTTTTCACGAAGATCAATGATAATACAGACAACAGCCTGTCCTACTCTGTGGAG GTCAGCTACATGGAGATCTACTGTGAACGAGTGCGGGACTTGCTGAACCCTAAGAACAAAGGGAACCTCCGCGTCAGAGAACATCCTCTGATGGGTCCGTACGTTGAGGACCTGTCCAAACTGGCTGTCACTTCTTACAACGACATCCAGGATCTTATGGACTCTGGCAACAAAGCCAG GACTGTGGCTGCCACCAACATGAATGAAACCAGCAGTCGCTCTCACGCAGTTTTTAACATCATATTTACTCAGAAGCGCTTCGATGCGGAGACCAACAACACCTCTGAAAAG GTCAGCAAAATAAGCTTGGTGGATCTGGCCGGCAGTGAGAGAGCAGACTCTACAGGAGCCAAAGGAACCAGGCTTAAG GAGGGAGCAAATATCAACAAGTCTTTAACCACATTGGGGAAAGTTATTTCTGCTTTGGCAGAAGTG GATTCTGGACAAAACAAG aataaaaagaagaagaaagtggaaAGCTTCATTCCATATAGAGACTCAGTTTTAACCTGGCTGCTGAGAGAGAACTTGG GGGGAAATTCTCGAACGGCGATGATTGCCGCTCTGAGTCCAGCTGACATCAACTACGATGAAACCCTCAGCACCCTCAG GTATGCTGACCGTGCCAAACAGATTCGCTGCAACGCTGTCATCAACGAGGATCCAAACAACCGATTGGTGCGTGAGCTGAAAGAGGAAGTGTCCCGTCTGAAAGACCTCCTGTATGCCCAGGGACTGGGTGACATCATTGAGA CCTATCGAGCAACTGGTGCTGACATAGAGGGTTTGAAAC ACATGTCCGATTACACGAACAATAACGATGTAGGCCAAGCTGTGAATCAAAGAGGTGATCTTTTCACAGTGACCAATGCCATGACGGGGATGAGCCCATCGCCATCCCTCTCAGCCTTGTCCAGCCGCGCCGCCTCTATTGCCAGTCTGCATGACCGCATTATGTTCAGCCCAGGCAGCGAGGAAGCCATCGAGCGGCTGAAG GAAACGGAGAAAATAATTGCCGAACTAAACGAGACCTGGGAAGAAAAGCTTCGCCGGACAGAAGCCATTAGAATGGAAAG AGAGGCCCTGCTGGCAGAAATGGGTGTGGCGATACGAGAAGATGGCGGCACCGTTGGTGTGTTCTCTcctaaaaag ACGCCTCATTTGGTGAACCTCAATGAGGATCCTTTGATGTCTGAGTGTCTGCTGTACTACATTAAAGAGGGAATCACCAG GGTGGGCCGTTTGGACGCCAGCAGCCGTCAAGACATCGTCCTCAGCGGCCATTTTATCCAGGATGAGCACTGCACCTTTACGAGATGCGCTGGCCCATCAGGGGAAA CAGTCGTCCTAGAGCCCTGCGAAGGAGCCGAGACTTACGTCAATGGAAAGAGAGTGACAGAAGCAACAGTTCTGAAGTCAG GAAATCGCATCATCCTGGGGAAAAGCCACGTGTTCCGGTTCAACCACCCTGAGCAGGCTAGAGCTGAAAGGGAGCGGACCCCCTGCGCTGAGACCCCTGCAGAGCCTGTTGACTGGGCTTTTGCCCAGAGAGAGCTGTTGGAGAAGCAGGGCATTGACATGAAACAAGAAATGGAACAGag GCTTCAGGAGCTGGAGGATCAGTACcgcaaagaaagagaagaagtcAACAATCTTCTAGAGCAGCAAAGACTG GATTATGAGAGCAAACTTGAGGCTTTACAGAAGCAGGTGGACCGTTGTTACCCAGAAGCCcctgaagaagaggaggaaccaGAAGAGGAAG TTCAGTGGacggagaaggagagagagctGGCTGTGTGGGGCTTCAGGAAGTGGAGGTGCTACCAGTTCACCTCGCTGCGTGACCTGCTGTGGGGAAATGCCATCTTTCTTAAAGAAGCCAATGCCATCAGTGTAGAACTCAAAAAGAAG GTCCAGTTCCAGTTTGTGTTGCTCACAGACACTCTCTACTCCCCACTTCCTCCTGACCTGTTGCCCCCAGAGGCGACTGAAGACAGAGAAAGTAGACATTTTCCTCGTACTATTGTGGCTGTGGAAGTGCAAGATCAGAAGAATGGAGCAACTCACTTCTGGACATTAGAAAAATTAAG GCAAAGGCTTGACCTCATGCGAGAGATGTATGACCGTGCTGCTGATGTACCCAATAATACCACAGAGGAGAGTGAAAGTGTCATGACAAGAGGCGACCCTTTCTACGATCGCTTCCCATGGTTCCGCTTGGTTGGCAG AAATCCCATTTTCAACACGTGCATGAGCGAGCGCATGAGTGACCCCACTCCATCCCCGACCCTTTCCACCTCTGAAATTACTGAGCTGGCTGACTCGCAGAGGGAGGGtcgaggagaggaggaggaattGGAGGAGTTGGACGACCTGGATGATGATATCTTTTTGGACGACCCGTGCTCCGAGCTCGGGccagaggaggatgatgatgatgatgatgatgatgttggagGGCTCTGCCGAGGCTCCAGCGAAGGCCTGGACCCCTTTTACGACCGCTCTCCATTATTCAGTGTAGTGGGAAG GGCTTTCGTCTATCTGAGCAACCTGCTGTACCCGGTTCCTCTGGTGCACCGCGTGGCCATCGTCAGCGAGAAAGGAGAGGTGAAGGGCTTCCTGCGCGTGGCCGTTCAGGCCATATCAG CCGATGAGGAAGCTCCCGACTACGGCTCCGGCGTGAGACAGTCTGGCACGGCCAAAATCTCTTTTGAGGATCAGCAGTATGAGAAG TTCCAGTCAGAGTCGTGCTCTGTCGGAGTTGGACTGAGCCGCACAGGGGTTTCTCAGGAAGAGCTTCGGATCGTGGAAGGGGAAGGCCAAAATGCTGAAACGAGCCCGTCAGCAGATGAGGTCAACAACAACACATGTGCGG CTGGAGCAGACGAGTTGGAGAACCCAGCGAAGGCGGGTCCGGATGCAGCTTTAGATGCGACTTTGGAGCACCTGAAAATCGGAAACATTTTTACCTTCAGGGTGACCGTCCTGCAGGCCTCCAGCATTTCTGCTGAATATGCCGACGTCTTCTGTCAGTTTAA tttcatcCATCGGCACGATGAGGCCTTCTCTACAGAGCCGCTGAAAAACACCGGCCACGGGCCTCCTCTTGGCTTCTACCACGTGCAGAAT atTGCTGTTGAAGTGACCAAGTCCTTTGTGGACTACATAAAGACTCAACCGATCGTCTTTGAGGTGTTTGGACACTACCAGAGACAACCTTTCCTTCCTCTGTGTAAAGATGTCATCAG TCCGCTTCACGCATGCAAAAGGCAGTTTCCACAAGTGATGCCTCTTTCCAAACCAG TGCCTGCCACCAAGCTGAAGGCGATGGCGCGTCCCCAGGCGGGTCCCCGCCACTGTAGATACGATCTGATGGTGTTCTTTGAGATCTGCGAGCTTGAGGCCAATGGAGA TTACATCCCTGCAGTTGTAGACCACAGAGGAGGCTTGCCATGCCAGGGTACATTCCTACTGCACCAG GGCCTCCAGAGGAGAATAGCTGTCACCATCGTGCACGAGTCTGTTGGAGACATAGAGTGGAACGACGTCCGAGAGCTAGTTGTGG GGCGTTTACGCAACACTCTGGAAGCCGACGAGACCGTCATCGACCCAAACATACTCTCACTTAACATCTTATCTGCTGGTTATGTCAAGCCCCTGCAGGATGACAG ACAGTTTCTTGATTCGGACATGCCTAG GACGTTTTACCGCTTTGAGGCTGCTTGGGACAGCTCGATGCACAACTCTCTGCTCCTGAACCGAGTCACGCCGTACGGAGAGAAGATCTACATGACCCTCTCGGCCTACTTGGAG ATGGAGAACTGCACGCAGCCTGCGTACATAACCAAAGATATCTGTATGGTGTTTTACTCACGGGACACCAAGCTCTCGGCCTCTCGTTCAATCCGCAACCTTTTTGGTACGGGGAGCCTGAGAGCAGCGGATGG aaacCGAGTAACTGGAGTTTATGAGGTCAGCTTGTGTCACCTTGCAGATGCTGGAAGTCCAG GCATGCAGAGGAGACGCAGGCGAGTGCTGGACACCTCTGTGGCCTACGTCCGTGGAGAGGAGAACCTGGCTGGGTGGAGGCCACGCAGTGACAGCCTCATCCTGGAGCACCAGTGGGAGCTGGAGAAACTCAGTCTCCTCCAAGAT gtggagaaaaccaaacatttcctCCTGCTGAGGGAGAAACTGGAGTCCATCCTGCTGATGGGCCAGGAGTCCCTTCAGTCCTGCGTCACCGAGGAGACCAGTGAGTCCACTGCAGTGGGCGAGGCAGACCCGGGGCCCGCCTTCAGCTCTGAGATAACCACCGACAGGCAGAGGGAGCTCGCTGCCAAG tGTTTGCGGCTGCTCACTCACTCCTTCAACAGAGAGTACAGCCATGTGTGTGTCAGCGCCAGTGAAAGCAAG atcTCTGAGATGTCTGTCACGTTGCCGAGAGACTCCTCCTCCATATCTGCTCTCAACACAATCACACCCTCCTCAACATGCCCTTCTTTGGTGGAGGGTTGCTATAACCCTGAGCTCAA ACCTCCTCCGCCTCTGTCTCGTGCGGTCAGCCCCAGTCCTGAACCGCAGCAGGACGGAGCGGGCAAAAAGTCCATGAATGTAGGTTCTGACGTCAAACCTCGGACTCGAAAACTTATCCCTGACATACAGGAGATCAGAGTCAG CCCAGTCGTATCAAAGAAGGGCTACATCAACTTCCTGGAGCCGCACACCAACGGCTGGGTGAAGCGCTACGTGGTTGTGCGGCGGCCATACGTTTACATCTACAACTCTGAGCGAGACACGGTGGAGAGGGCCATTCTGAACCTGTCCTCCGCCCAGGTGGAGTACAGTGAGGACCAGCAGGCCATGCTGAAG ACTCCAAATACGTTTGCGGTGTGCACAGAACATCGTGGAATATTACTTCAAGCCACTAATGACAAAGAAATGCATGACTGGCTCTATGCGTTCAACCCTCTTCTTGCTGGAACTATCAG GTCAAAGCTGTCGAGAAGACGAGCTGGACAGATGAGgatttaa